The following proteins are co-located in the Psilocybe cubensis strain MGC-MH-2018 chromosome 5, whole genome shotgun sequence genome:
- a CDS encoding Vacuolar amino acid transporter 3: MTSPSQPLNIKSSRRVANDNDTQQSSYTPSFGTPDLRALRAQYAGTPPLPNIPLRATGTPTNKATATTSGSLVPTNDSSPRKPGPQAVGGLSATKQTATNSSDAVIPATIADLDTLPAEEKAKVLERHLVVKEQRNGNGNGSRSVVGSVHDTAVATSTGTDLDIPHSRRGSSSTTKHVDFEPFPIPYDAPGADVTHDIYKWHTEQRRQSARVRSASFAGPSQAPPPAFEHIHEPGGFRRNYLLLRANEQGSEEPQILNNFIDFLLLFGHFAGEDLEEDDEDKDDEENVTPPESADANERTALLDRPENARQRSRSRRRRNSVARQGNATVTQAVLMLLKSFVGTGVLFLGRAFYNGGLLFSIVTFIFIAFISLYSFLLLVKTKFVISGSFGDIGGALYGPWMRYVILGSIVISQIGFGAAYTIFVAENLQAFMLGISNCLKLVPVQHFILLQTIVFLPLVLVRDLAKLSSTALVADAFILAGLLYIFGSEVKVIAERGIADVKMFNPKDFSLFIGTAVFSFEGIGLVIPITDAMREPHKFPKALSGVMVFLLFLFGGAGTLAYLAFGSDIQTVVLVNLDSRSQMVQSVQFFYALAILLSVPLQLFPAIRILENGLFTRSGKVDTRVKWYKNMFRFGMVFFCSIISWIGAADLDKFVAFVGCFACVPLCYVYPPMLHYKACAHTRKAKIADIALIIFGVVAAVYTTAQTINLMFAPNPTAGSPYGNCEA; the protein is encoded by the exons ATGACCTCTCCATCTCAGCCGCTAAACATAAAGTCTAGCAGACGGGTTGCCAACGACAACGATACACAGCAGAGCTCGTATACGCCATCTTTCGGAACGCCGGATCTTAGAGCACTTCGAGCTCAGTATGCGGGCACCCCACCACTCCCAAATATTCCATTGCGTGCGACGGGAACACCTACAAACAAAGCTACAGCGACGACATCAGGATCGTTAGTACCGACGAACGACTCTTCTCCTCGCAAACCGGGTCCTCAGGCAGTGGGTGGCCTGTCTGCTACCAAGCAAACCGCGACGAACAGCTCCGACGCAGTCATCCCTGCCACCATCGCGGATCTCGATACACTACCAGCAGAGGAAAAGGCCAAGGTTCTCGAGCGTCATCTTGTGGTGAAGGAACAGCGCAATGGGAATGGCAATGGGTCCAGGTCTGTCGTCGGCTCTGTTCACGATACTGCTGTTGCAACCTCGACCGGAACCGATCTCGACATTCCGCATTCTCGGCGGGGATCGTCTAGTACGACGAAGCATGTCGATTTCGAACCGTTTCCGATTCCATACGATGCCCCTGGAGCGGATGTGAC ACATGACATCTACAAATGGCACACCGAGCAACGCAGGCAGTCTGCAAGAGTCCGGTCTGCCTCGTTCGCCGGGCCAAGCCAGGCTCCACCCCCGGCCTTTGAGCACATCCACGAACCGGGAGGTTTCAGACGAAACTACTTGCTATTACGTGCAAATGAACAAGGCAGCGAAGAACCACAGATTCTCAACAACTTTATCGATTTTTTGCTGCTCTTTGGCCATTTC GCTGGTGAAGATttggaagaagacgatgaagataaagacgacgaggagaatGTCACTCCGCCAGAGTCGGCTGATGCAAATGAACGGACTGCCCTACTGGACAGGCCAGAAAACGCGCGACAGCGTTCGAGGAGCAGGCGACGGAGGAACTCGGTTGCTCGACAGGGTAACGCGACTGTTACTCAAGCTGTTTTAATG ttgtTGAAATCATTCGTTGGGACTGGTGTATTGTTCCTTGGCAGAGC ATTCTATAACGGAGGACTTTTATTCTCGATCGTCACGTTCATCTTTATTGCTTTCATCTCGTTGTATTCCTTCTTGTTGCTGGTAAAGACCAAGTTTGTCATATCTGGGAGTTTTGGAG ACATTGGTGGTGCACTCTACGGCCCATGGATGCGCTATGTTATCTTGGGGTCGATTGTCATATCCCAAATCGGATTCGGAGCAGCATACACTATATTTGTCGCTGAGAACCTTCAG GCATTCATGCTTGGAATAAGCAATTGTCTCAAACTTGTCCCAGTCCAGCACTTTATTCTGCTTCAGACTATCGTGTTTCTGCCTTTGGTTCTGGTGCGCGACCTTGCCAAGCTGAGCTCGACGGCGCTCGTTGCCGATGCATTTATTCTTGCCGGGTTGTTGTACATCTTTGGCAGCGAGGTCAAGGTAATTGCGGAGCGCGGAATTGCGGACGTTAAGATGTTCAACCCAAAAGATTTTTCCCTCTTTATTGG AACCGCTGTGTTTTCATTCGAAGGAATTGGGCTT GTCATCCCTATCACCGATGCCATGCGCGAACCACACAAGTTCCCTAAAGCGTTGAGCGGGGTCATGGTGTTCCTTCTCT TCCTCTTTGGTGGTGCAGGGACTCTCGCGTACCTCGCCTTCGGTTCAGACATCCAAAccgtcgtcctcgtcaacCTCGATTCTCGCAGCCAAATGGTGCAATCA GTCCAATTCTTCTACGCTCTCGCGATCCTTCTTTCCGTCCCGCTTCAGCTCTTCCCCGCTATTCGTATCCTCGAGAACGGTCTCTTCACGCGTAGCGGCAAGGTGGACACGCGTGTCAAATGGTACAAGAACATGTTCCGCTTCGGCATGGTCTTTTTCTGCTCCATCATTAGCTGGATCGGTGCAGCGGATTTGGACAAGTTTGTCGCCTTTGTCGGGTGCTTTGCTTG CGTGCCGTTGTGCTATGTGTACCCTCCGATGCTGCACTACAAAGCATGTGCCCACACGCGCAAGGCAAAGATTGCTGATATCGCGTTGATTATCTTCGGTGTTGTTGCTGCCGTGTACACCACTGCACAAACTATTAAC TTGATGTTTGCCCCAAATCCTACCGCAGGTTCTCCGTATGGAAACTGCGAGGCGTGA